One Leptospira limi genomic region harbors:
- a CDS encoding SH3 domain-containing protein — MKSEENTIYLPEMRYLAESHVPLSREMKQKIYPDTWNENLYFESSLYKVKINTSVVERSKLSATIAFKESLNIYEEGREKKFYFNNGLIDRIVNTEPVMPPDRPSYPGDYGLRFDFKNGKIETVGCYFRQKPCQEIIHLDSSGEVVKVVKEKAQCEKGCGHLVPYRIPGSYFVADHKVRVRKEPSIKSEISTELKKDTPIEVIADTEIYEEIFPHYGTWAKVRLDDGSVGFVYGAFLRAPGEIDVVAIREKANEWKKMNGWREK; from the coding sequence AGAAAACACCATTTATTTACCTGAGATGAGATATCTAGCTGAAAGCCACGTTCCGCTTTCTAGAGAAATGAAACAAAAAATATATCCAGATACATGGAATGAAAATCTTTACTTCGAATCTTCACTATATAAAGTCAAAATTAATACTTCTGTTGTAGAAAGAAGCAAGTTATCTGCAACGATTGCTTTTAAAGAATCTCTTAATATTTATGAAGAAGGTAGAGAGAAGAAATTTTACTTTAATAATGGTTTAATTGACCGAATCGTAAACACCGAACCTGTTATGCCGCCTGATAGGCCATCTTATCCTGGTGATTATGGACTACGATTTGATTTCAAGAATGGCAAAATTGAAACTGTTGGCTGCTATTTCAGACAAAAACCTTGCCAAGAAATAATTCATTTGGATTCATCAGGGGAAGTTGTAAAAGTTGTGAAAGAAAAAGCACAATGTGAAAAAGGTTGCGGTCACTTAGTACCATACCGAATTCCAGGTTCATATTTTGTAGCCGATCACAAAGTTCGAGTGAGAAAGGAACCTTCAATTAAATCTGAAATTTCCACAGAATTAAAAAAAGATACTCCTATTGAAGTTATAGCTGATACGGAAATCTATGAAGAGATATTTCCGCACTATGGTACTTGGGCAAAAGTTAGGTTAGACGATGGGAGTGTTGGTTTTGTGTATGGAGCTTTTCTCCGTGCACCTGGTGAAATTGATGTAGTCGCTATTCGAGAAAAAGCAAATGAATGGAAAAAAATGAATGGTTGGAGGGAAAAATAA